The following are from one region of the Cetobacterium somerae genome:
- the pepF gene encoding oligoendopeptidase F — MLKNRDEIAQQYKWDLNDIYPNWNQWEVDLVKLKELMAEIPKYQGEISKNPKTFVEFINLEEKISRLLDKIYLYPYLQRDLDSTNEVASVKLQEIESIYANYSISSSWITPEILTIPKETMVMWINENPTLEPNRFPLMEIYRLQEHVLSADKEKLLSYFGQYLGVPSDIYSELSTSDIKWNDVELSDGSKTTVTNGVYSKVISTNRNQEDRKKVFEALYNSFNINKNTYASIYKSILQRDFATAQSRNYKSSLEKALNPKNIPLDVYTSLIESTKENTAPLKRYIALRKKALNLSDYHYYDNSVNIVDYNKEFTYEEAKNTVLESVKPLGEDYYNGLNTALSEGWLDVYETPNKRSGAYSLNIYDVHPYMLLNYNGTMDAVFTLAHELGHTMHSMLSTKNQPYPISSYTIFVAEVASTFNERLLLDNMLRNTTDPKEKIALIEQAIGGIVGTYYIQSLFADYEYQAHQIVENGGAITPEVLNNIMENLFKDYFGTELTMDELQKIIWARIPHFYNSPYYVYQYATSFASSANLYDRITNTKYTPQEREKAKNEYLTLLKSGGNDHPMNQLKKAGVDLSKKDAFNAVATEFNRLLDLLEEELKKEKGDI, encoded by the coding sequence ATGCTAAAAAATAGAGATGAAATTGCACAACAATATAAATGGGATTTAAATGATATCTACCCAAATTGGAATCAATGGGAAGTTGATTTAGTAAAACTTAAAGAACTTATGGCAGAAATTCCTAAATATCAAGGAGAGATTTCTAAAAATCCAAAAACTTTTGTTGAATTTATAAATCTTGAAGAAAAAATATCTAGACTTTTAGACAAAATTTATCTATATCCATACTTACAAAGAGACTTAGATTCAACTAATGAAGTTGCTTCTGTTAAACTTCAAGAAATTGAGAGCATCTATGCTAACTATTCTATCTCTTCATCTTGGATTACACCTGAAATATTAACTATTCCTAAAGAAACTATGGTTATGTGGATTAATGAAAACCCTACTCTTGAACCTAATAGATTCCCTTTAATGGAAATTTATAGACTTCAAGAACATGTTTTATCTGCAGATAAAGAAAAATTATTATCATACTTTGGACAATATTTAGGTGTTCCATCTGATATATACAGCGAATTATCTACCTCAGATATCAAATGGAACGATGTTGAATTATCTGATGGAAGTAAAACTACTGTTACTAATGGAGTTTATTCTAAAGTAATTTCAACTAACAGAAATCAAGAAGATAGAAAAAAAGTTTTTGAAGCTCTTTATAACTCTTTTAATATTAATAAAAATACATATGCTTCAATTTATAAAAGCATTTTACAAAGAGATTTTGCCACAGCTCAATCTAGAAATTATAAATCTAGTTTAGAAAAAGCTTTAAATCCTAAAAATATTCCTTTAGATGTTTATACATCTTTAATTGAATCTACAAAAGAAAATACAGCTCCTCTAAAAAGATATATAGCTTTAAGAAAGAAAGCCCTTAATTTATCTGACTATCACTATTATGATAACTCTGTAAATATTGTAGATTACAATAAAGAATTTACATATGAGGAAGCTAAAAATACAGTTTTAGAATCTGTTAAACCTTTAGGTGAAGATTATTATAATGGATTAAATACAGCTCTGAGTGAAGGATGGTTAGATGTATATGAAACACCTAACAAAAGAAGTGGAGCATATTCTTTAAATATATATGATGTACATCCATATATGTTACTTAATTATAACGGAACAATGGACGCTGTCTTCACTTTAGCGCATGAACTTGGACATACTATGCATTCTATGTTATCTACTAAAAATCAACCATATCCAATTAGTAGCTACACTATCTTTGTTGCTGAAGTTGCATCAACATTTAATGAAAGATTACTACTTGATAATATGTTAAGAAATACAACTGATCCTAAAGAGAAAATAGCTCTTATTGAACAAGCTATCGGTGGAATTGTTGGAACTTACTATATTCAATCTCTATTTGCTGATTATGAATACCAAGCACATCAAATTGTAGAAAATGGTGGTGCTATAACTCCTGAAGTTCTAAATAATATTATGGAAAACTTATTTAAAGATTACTTTGGAACTGAATTAACTATGGATGAATTACAAAAGATTATTTGGGCAAGAATCCCTCATTTTTATAACTCTCCATATTATGTATATCAATACGCAACTAGTTTTGCTTCATCAGCAAATTTATATGACAGAATAACAAATACAAAATATACTCCTCAAGAAAGAGAAAAAGCGAAAAATGAGTATCTTACTCTTCTAAAATCTGGAGGAAATGATCATCCTATGAATCAGCTAAAAAAAGCTGGTGTTGACTTAAGTAAAAAAGATGCTTTTAATGCTGTTGCTACAGAATTTAATAGACTTTTAGATCTTTTAGAAGAGGAACTAAAAAAAGAAAAGGGAGATATCTAA
- a CDS encoding thiamine diphosphokinase, with amino-acid sequence MTKAFIFLNGDFPNCEDFYNNLNINTEHLFCADGGAKKALELNYIPKEVWGDFDSLDQIYIDSLKKNNVILKKFNKDKDFTDGELLISYVKSLDYDEIYIIGGFGGRIDHTLTNINLIFKYNNIIFIDKYEKLFLVTPNFVLKNNLDKRISFIPFSDTVENLTLEGFLYPLNNHTLKRGDSTCLSNIITKDIATISFSSGKLLGALSLD; translated from the coding sequence ATGACTAAAGCTTTTATCTTTTTAAATGGAGATTTTCCTAATTGTGAAGATTTTTATAATAATCTAAATATTAATACTGAGCACCTTTTTTGTGCTGATGGTGGTGCTAAAAAGGCACTTGAACTAAATTATATTCCTAAAGAAGTATGGGGTGACTTTGATTCTTTAGATCAAATTTATATAGATTCATTAAAAAAAAATAATGTTATTCTAAAAAAATTTAATAAAGACAAAGATTTTACAGATGGAGAACTTTTAATATCATATGTCAAATCTTTAGATTATGATGAAATTTATATAATTGGCGGCTTTGGTGGAAGAATTGATCATACGTTAACAAATATAAATCTTATTTTCAAATATAATAACATTATTTTTATAGATAAGTATGAAAAATTATTTTTGGTGACACCAAACTTTGTTTTAAAAAACAATTTAGATAAAAGAATATCCTTCATTCCATTTTCAGATACTGTTGAAAATCTTACTTTAGAAGGATTTCTTTATCCTCTTAACAATCATACATTAAAAAGAGGCGATTCCACATGTTTAAGTAATATTATAACTAAGGATATAGCTACTATCTCTTTTAGTTCTGGCAAACTTCTTGGTGCATTAAGTTTAGATTGA
- the gmhA gene encoding D-sedoheptulose 7-phosphate isomerase, giving the protein MNLLDSYKITASLLENFIKEEAEKKETEKVAKDLANIFQLGNKVLICGNGGSNCDALHFAEEFTGRFRKDRRALPAISLSDSSHITCVGNDYGFDYIFSRGVEAYGKEGDMFIGISTSGNSANVIKAVEIAKKMGLKTCVLLGKDGGKLKGMCDYEFIIPGNTSDRIQEIHMMILHIIIEGVEKIMFPENY; this is encoded by the coding sequence ATGAATTTATTAGATTCGTATAAAATAACAGCTTCTCTTTTAGAAAATTTTATAAAAGAAGAAGCAGAGAAAAAAGAAACAGAAAAAGTAGCTAAAGATTTAGCTAATATATTCCAACTAGGAAATAAAGTTCTAATCTGTGGAAATGGTGGTAGTAATTGCGATGCTCTACATTTTGCAGAAGAATTTACTGGAAGATTTAGAAAAGATAGAAGAGCTTTACCTGCTATATCTTTATCTGATTCATCACATATAACTTGTGTTGGAAATGATTATGGATTTGATTATATCTTTTCTAGAGGAGTAGAAGCTTATGGTAAAGAGGGAGATATGTTTATCGGTATCTCTACAAGCGGAAACTCTGCAAATGTTATAAAAGCTGTTGAAATAGCTAAAAAAATGGGACTTAAAACTTGTGTCCTTCTTGGTAAAGACGGAGGAAAACTTAAGGGAATGTGTGATTATGAATTTATCATTCCTGGAAATACTTCTGATAGAATTCAAGAGATACACATGATGATACTACATATTATAATTGAAGGTGTAGAAAAAATAATGTTCCCTGAAAATTATTAA
- a CDS encoding LysR family transcriptional regulator: protein MDLHYLRIFYEVAKEKSFTKAANKLYINQSAVSIQVKKFEEILNSKLFDRSSKKIKLTYTGEALFKMAEEIFEKVKRAEKEMERIINLDKAKISIGATSVIGEPLLPLLMKDFISLHDEIEYDITISTKAWLLKLLKEGELDILLIDEEHITDPNLEVITVGSVPYILVGTKNTQKLETVSKEPLISRKNIYNNDKAISHLEDKNHICFNTKIPVLGNLGVIKGMVKEGIGNVILPYYAVYKEIQSDEFKVIRTIDEVTDSYQIVITKDKKNLAHIIKFINFVKNFKL from the coding sequence TTGGATTTACATTATTTAAGAATATTTTATGAGGTAGCTAAAGAAAAAAGTTTTACTAAAGCAGCTAATAAATTATACATAAATCAATCAGCGGTTTCGATACAAGTTAAAAAATTTGAGGAGATTTTGAATTCTAAACTTTTTGATAGAAGTTCTAAGAAAATAAAATTAACTTACACTGGGGAAGCTCTTTTTAAAATGGCAGAAGAAATTTTTGAAAAAGTTAAGAGAGCTGAAAAAGAGATGGAAAGAATTATCAATTTAGATAAAGCTAAAATATCTATTGGAGCTACATCTGTTATTGGTGAACCTTTACTTCCTCTTTTAATGAAAGATTTTATCTCTTTACATGATGAAATTGAATATGATATTACTATTTCTACTAAGGCTTGGCTTTTAAAACTACTAAAAGAAGGTGAATTAGATATACTTCTAATAGATGAAGAGCATATAACTGATCCTAACTTAGAAGTTATTACTGTAGGTTCTGTTCCATATATTCTTGTTGGTACAAAAAATACACAGAAATTAGAAACAGTTTCTAAAGAACCATTAATCTCTAGAAAAAATATCTACAATAACGATAAGGCTATCAGTCATTTAGAGGATAAAAATCATATTTGTTTCAATACAAAAATACCTGTACTTGGTAATTTAGGTGTTATTAAAGGAATGGTTAAAGAGGGGATTGGTAACGTTATCCTTCCTTATTATGCTGTATATAAAGAGATTCAAAGTGATGAATTTAAAGTTATTAGAACTATTGATGAGGTTACAGACTCTTATCAGATTGTTATAACTAAAGATAAGAAAAATCTTGCACATATTATTAAATTTATTAATTTTGTTAAAAATTTTAAACTTTAA
- a CDS encoding valine--tRNA ligase, translating to MNELATTYSPNEIEGKWYKYWEESNFFAATLDDSKPNYSIVIPPPNVTGILHMGHILNNSIQDVLVRYKRMSGYNTLWMPGTDHAGIATQNKVERKLADEGLTKEDLGREEFIKQVWEWKEQYGSVITTQLRKIGASLDWKRERFTMDQGLSESVKDIFIKLFNDGLIYQGEYMVNWCPRCGTALADDEVDHEEKAGSLWNIKYPVKDSEEFLIIATTRPETMLADVAIAVNPNDERYSHLVGKNVILPLVGREIPVIADEYVDMEFGTGALKITPAHDPNDFALGQKFNLPIINMMTPDGKVVNDYPTYAGMDRFDARKKIVSDLEEQGFLVKIETHSHNVGGCYRCNTVVEPRVSKQWFVKMEPLAEKALEVVRNGKVKLMPKRWEKVYYNWLENIRDWCISRQIWWGHRIPAWYGPDMHIFVAKTEEDAYAQAKAHYGKDVELTQETDVLDTWFSSALWPFSTLGWPEKTVELEKFYPTSTLVTGADILFFWVARMVMFGMYTMDDIPFENVYLHGIVRDEVGRKMSKSLGNSPDPLNLIGEYGADAIRFTMIYNTSQGQDVHFSEKLIEMGRNFANKIWNVSRFVLMNLEDFDIKTFDKSNVQLELVDEWIFSKLNKTSKDVADKLEKFQLDEAAKSIYEFLRGDFCDWYVELAKVRLYNKEESGVKSRQTAQYVLWTVLEAGLKLLHPFMPFITEEIWQKIKVNGETIMLADYPVCNDSLVSDDKEKAFEYIQGLISSLRNIRAERGISPAKEAKVVIRTSNPTELETLKANELFITKLAKIEELTVGTDLATPEQSGFRVNGNSEVFMILTGLLDVETEIKKINEQLEKVKKDLDKVNAKLSDERFTSKAPAHILDREKRIQEEFQDKYDKLMENLKNFQ from the coding sequence ATGAACGAATTAGCAACTACTTATTCCCCTAATGAAATAGAGGGAAAATGGTATAAATATTGGGAGGAATCAAACTTTTTTGCTGCAACTTTAGATGATAGTAAGCCAAACTACTCTATAGTTATTCCACCTCCAAATGTAACTGGTATATTACATATGGGGCATATTCTTAATAACAGTATTCAAGATGTACTTGTTAGATATAAAAGAATGAGCGGATACAATACTCTTTGGATGCCTGGAACTGACCACGCTGGTATTGCAACTCAAAATAAAGTTGAAAGAAAATTAGCCGACGAAGGTTTAACTAAAGAAGATTTAGGTAGAGAAGAATTTATTAAACAAGTTTGGGAGTGGAAAGAACAATATGGTAGTGTTATTACAACTCAACTTAGAAAAATAGGAGCTTCTTTAGATTGGAAAAGAGAAAGATTCACAATGGATCAAGGTCTTTCTGAATCTGTTAAAGATATTTTCATCAAACTTTTCAATGATGGATTAATATATCAAGGTGAATATATGGTTAACTGGTGTCCTAGATGTGGTACTGCATTAGCTGATGATGAAGTTGATCATGAGGAAAAAGCTGGTTCACTATGGAATATTAAATATCCTGTTAAAGATTCTGAAGAATTTTTAATTATAGCTACTACAAGACCTGAAACTATGCTTGCTGACGTAGCTATTGCGGTTAATCCAAACGATGAAAGATATTCTCATCTTGTTGGTAAAAATGTAATTTTACCTCTTGTTGGAAGAGAAATTCCTGTTATCGCTGACGAATATGTTGATATGGAATTTGGAACTGGAGCACTTAAAATAACTCCTGCTCATGATCCTAATGACTTTGCTTTAGGACAAAAATTCAATCTACCTATTATCAATATGATGACTCCTGATGGAAAAGTTGTTAACGATTATCCTACATATGCTGGAATGGATAGATTTGATGCTAGAAAGAAAATTGTTTCTGATTTAGAAGAGCAAGGATTCCTTGTTAAAATTGAAACACATTCACATAACGTTGGTGGATGCTACAGATGTAACACGGTTGTTGAGCCAAGAGTTTCTAAACAATGGTTTGTTAAAATGGAGCCTCTAGCAGAAAAGGCCTTAGAAGTTGTTAGAAATGGAAAAGTAAAACTTATGCCTAAAAGATGGGAAAAAGTTTACTATAACTGGCTAGAGAATATCAGAGATTGGTGTATCTCTAGACAAATCTGGTGGGGACATAGAATACCTGCTTGGTATGGACCTGATATGCATATTTTTGTTGCTAAAACAGAAGAAGATGCTTATGCTCAAGCTAAAGCTCACTATGGTAAAGATGTTGAGTTAACTCAAGAAACAGATGTACTAGATACATGGTTCTCATCTGCTTTATGGCCATTTTCAACTTTAGGTTGGCCGGAAAAAACAGTTGAATTAGAAAAATTCTATCCTACTTCTACACTTGTAACTGGTGCTGATATTCTATTCTTCTGGGTTGCTAGAATGGTAATGTTTGGTATGTATACTATGGATGATATCCCATTTGAAAATGTTTACCTACATGGAATAGTTAGAGATGAAGTTGGTAGAAAAATGTCTAAATCATTAGGTAACTCGCCAGATCCATTAAATTTAATTGGAGAATACGGTGCTGATGCTATTAGATTTACAATGATTTACAATACTTCTCAAGGTCAAGATGTTCATTTCTCTGAAAAATTAATAGAGATGGGTAGAAACTTTGCTAATAAAATCTGGAACGTTTCAAGATTTGTTCTTATGAACCTTGAAGATTTCGATATAAAAACATTTGATAAATCAAATGTTCAACTTGAATTAGTTGATGAATGGATTTTCTCTAAATTAAATAAAACTTCTAAAGATGTTGCTGATAAATTAGAAAAATTCCAATTGGATGAAGCTGCTAAATCAATCTACGAGTTCTTAAGAGGAGACTTCTGTGACTGGTATGTTGAATTAGCTAAGGTTAGATTATATAATAAAGAGGAATCAGGAGTTAAATCTAGACAAACTGCTCAATATGTTCTATGGACAGTTTTAGAAGCTGGATTAAAACTTTTACATCCATTTATGCCATTTATCACTGAAGAGATTTGGCAAAAAATAAAAGTAAATGGAGAAACTATCATGCTTGCTGATTATCCAGTTTGTAATGATTCTCTTGTAAGCGATGACAAAGAAAAAGCTTTTGAATATATTCAAGGTCTTATTTCATCATTAAGAAATATTAGAGCAGAAAGAGGAATCTCTCCAGCTAAAGAAGCAAAAGTTGTTATTAGAACTTCTAATCCTACAGAATTAGAAACATTAAAAGCTAATGAGTTATTTATAACTAAACTTGCTAAGATTGAAGAGTTAACTGTAGGAACTGATCTTGCTACTCCTGAACAAAGTGGATTCAGAGTAAATGGAAATTCTGAAGTATTCATGATTTTAACTGGTCTTCTAGACGTTGAAACAGAAATCAAAAAGATTAATGAGCAACTTGAAAAAGTTAAAAAAGATTTAGATAAAGTTAATGCTAAACTTTCTGATGAAAGATTTACATCTAAAGCTCCAGCTCATATCTTAGATAGAGAAAAAAGAATCCAAGAAGAGTTCCAAGATAAGTATGATAAACTAATGGAAAACTTAAAAAATTTCCAATAA
- the yihA gene encoding ribosome biogenesis GTP-binding protein YihA/YsxC, with product MNIKQADFTKSAVFEKDYPEELNHIEFAFVGRSNVGKSSLINSITGRNKLAKTSKTPGRTQLINYFLINKEFFFVDLPGYGFAKVPKEMKKEWGLTMERYLASPRKKLVFVLLDIRRIPSGEDLEMLNWLDHYGTPFKIIFTKMDKVSNNEKFKALKDIRTKIDFHNDDVFFHSSLNNNGKEQILNYIESCLEGEIE from the coding sequence ATGAATATAAAACAAGCAGATTTTACTAAATCAGCTGTATTTGAAAAAGATTATCCTGAAGAGCTAAATCATATTGAATTTGCTTTTGTAGGAAGATCTAATGTTGGAAAATCATCTCTTATAAATAGTATTACAGGAAGAAATAAATTAGCTAAAACTAGTAAAACTCCTGGAAGAACTCAGCTAATTAACTATTTTCTAATCAACAAAGAATTTTTCTTTGTTGATTTACCTGGATACGGTTTTGCGAAAGTTCCTAAAGAGATGAAAAAAGAATGGGGATTAACTATGGAAAGATACCTTGCTAGTCCTAGAAAAAAACTTGTTTTTGTTCTACTAGATATAAGAAGAATCCCTAGTGGTGAAGATCTTGAAATGCTTAATTGGTTAGATCATTATGGAACTCCATTTAAAATAATTTTTACAAAAATGGATAAAGTTTCTAATAATGAAAAATTTAAAGCCTTAAAAGATATTAGAACAAAAATTGATTTCCATAATGATGATGTCTTCTTCCACTCATCATTAAACAATAATGGAAAAGAACAAATTTTAAATTATATTGAAAGTTGTTTAGAGGGAGAAATTGAATAG
- a CDS encoding endonuclease/exonuclease/phosphatase family protein: MFFKLIFVLLLSIFSFSFSTEPESKAYIGSFNTLRLGKGTKDYEHLAKSIEPFDIVGLVEVMNKKGLFKLLSEVEKISDSKWGYEISPYPVGTDEYKEYYAFLYKKNKVNFIKSEGFYPDENDDFIREPYGATFKINNFDFTYVLIHSIYGKKISQRQFEAKQLLNVYNYFQNLNPNENDILIGGDFNLPANDSAFEEIFNHDDNIIYTLDPSIKTTVGTKGFANSYDNIFISKKYTQEFKGQSGALDITRGDFIKTRKEVSDHLPIFIVVDTEFDDD, encoded by the coding sequence ATGTTTTTTAAGTTGATTTTTGTTCTATTGCTCTCTATTTTTTCCTTTTCTTTTTCAACAGAACCTGAAAGTAAAGCTTACATTGGTAGCTTTAATACTCTTAGACTAGGAAAAGGAACCAAAGACTATGAACATTTAGCAAAATCCATCGAACCTTTTGACATCGTTGGTTTGGTAGAAGTTATGAATAAAAAAGGGCTCTTTAAACTTTTATCTGAAGTTGAAAAAATAAGCGATTCAAAGTGGGGATATGAAATTTCTCCTTATCCTGTCGGTACTGATGAATACAAAGAGTATTATGCTTTTTTATATAAAAAAAATAAGGTCAATTTTATTAAAAGCGAAGGTTTTTATCCTGATGAGAATGATGATTTTATTCGTGAACCATATGGAGCCACATTTAAAATCAATAATTTTGACTTCACCTATGTTTTAATACATTCTATATATGGAAAAAAAATATCTCAAAGACAATTTGAAGCAAAACAACTTCTTAATGTTTATAATTATTTTCAAAATTTAAATCCTAACGAGAACGATATTTTAATCGGAGGAGACTTTAATTTACCTGCTAATGATTCAGCTTTTGAGGAGATTTTTAATCACGATGATAATATTATCTATACTTTAGATCCATCAATAAAAACAACTGTTGGAACTAAAGGTTTTGCAAACTCTTATGATAATATTTTTATTTCGAAAAAATATACTCAAGAGTTTAAAGGTCAAAGTGGTGCACTAGATATTACTAGAGGAGATTTTATTAAAACAAGAAAGGAGGTTTCTGATCATCTACCAATTTTTATTGTTGTAGATACAGAATTCGATGATGACTAA
- a CDS encoding uracil-xanthine permease family protein codes for MTNLSTKSKLLLGIQHVLAMFGATVLVPFLTGLNPSVALLSAGIGTLLFHLCTKGIVPVFLGSSFAFIGALALVLKEEGIAAIKGGVISAGFVYIFMSWMIKVFGVEKIKSFFPPVVVGPIIMVIGLRLSPVALSMAGYSNGHFDLKSLIVALIVVISMITISILEKSFFRLVPILISVILGYIVSIFLGLVDFGPIAAANWIGFSGDALNDLLTLPKFSATAILAIAPIALVVFIEHIGDITTNGAVVGKDFFKNPGISRTLLGDGVATVAAGFLGGPANTTYGENTGVLAVTKVYDPAILRIAACYAIVLSFIGKFGVILQTIPTPVMGGISIILFGMIASVGVRTVIDAEIDFSHSRNLLIASLIFVLGIAIDNIIIWKTVSLSGLAIAALIGVLLNKILPKDQLDS; via the coding sequence ATGACTAATTTATCAACAAAAAGTAAACTTTTACTTGGAATTCAGCACGTACTAGCTATGTTTGGAGCTACTGTTTTAGTTCCATTTTTAACTGGTTTAAATCCATCAGTAGCTTTACTTTCAGCAGGTATAGGAACACTGCTTTTTCATCTTTGTACAAAAGGAATCGTTCCTGTTTTCTTAGGATCATCATTCGCTTTTATCGGAGCCTTAGCTCTTGTTTTAAAAGAAGAGGGAATTGCTGCTATTAAAGGTGGTGTTATCTCTGCTGGTTTCGTTTATATTTTTATGTCTTGGATGATTAAAGTTTTTGGTGTTGAGAAAATTAAATCGTTCTTTCCACCTGTTGTTGTTGGACCTATTATAATGGTTATTGGATTAAGATTAAGTCCAGTAGCTCTTTCTATGGCAGGATATTCAAATGGACACTTTGACTTAAAAAGTCTTATTGTTGCTCTTATAGTTGTAATTTCTATGATAACTATTTCAATCTTAGAAAAGTCATTTTTTAGATTAGTTCCAATTTTAATCTCTGTTATTCTTGGATATATAGTTTCTATTTTCTTAGGGTTAGTAGACTTTGGACCTATCGCTGCTGCAAATTGGATTGGTTTTTCTGGTGATGCATTAAACGATTTACTAACTTTACCTAAATTTTCTGCAACAGCTATTTTAGCAATTGCCCCAATTGCATTAGTTGTTTTTATCGAACATATTGGAGATATTACAACGAATGGAGCTGTTGTTGGTAAAGATTTCTTTAAAAATCCAGGTATTTCAAGAACATTATTAGGAGATGGAGTTGCTACTGTTGCTGCTGGATTCTTAGGTGGACCTGCAAATACAACTTATGGAGAAAATACCGGTGTTCTTGCTGTTACTAAAGTTTATGATCCTGCTATTTTGAGAATTGCAGCTTGTTACGCAATTGTTCTAAGCTTTATTGGAAAATTTGGAGTTATTTTACAAACTATTCCAACTCCAGTTATGGGAGGAATATCCATTATACTATTTGGTATGATTGCTTCTGTTGGAGTTAGAACTGTTATAGATGCTGAAATTGATTTTTCTCACTCTAGAAACCTTTTAATTGCATCTCTTATATTTGTTTTAGGAATTGCTATTGATAATATTATTATTTGGAAAACAGTTTCTTTATCTGGTCTTGCTATTGCAGCTTTGATTGGAGTTTTGTTAAATAAAATATTACCTAAAGATCAACTAGATAGTTAA